A genome region from Arachis duranensis cultivar V14167 chromosome 6, aradu.V14167.gnm2.J7QH, whole genome shotgun sequence includes the following:
- the LOC107493193 gene encoding GDSL esterase/lipase At1g73610-like, which produces MVSVVALVFLGTMFALVAATNGGQYPALFAFGDSILDTGNNNNLATLTKSNFPPYGRDFIGGKPTGRFCDGKVPSDLIAGDLGIKGTLPAYLDPNLRNEDLSTGVSFASGGTGNDDLTAQTQGALSLSTQMKNFQECIGRLKAFMGEERANYIISNSLYLLSSGNNDIALTYSSPLRSSIPFPLYASQLVGWTSDFLKQLYDAGARKVWVLSTLPLGCLPGGRTVAGGPLRLCSDTVNREAQLFNDQLASAVSSLQGTLSGSAFQFIDIYATLLNIIQNPFSSGFLNVANGCCGTGLVEIGETCKLALGSCPNPAAYVFWDAGHPTQRAYELIVSSILPK; this is translated from the exons ATGGTGAGTGTTGTTGCCTTGGTTTTCTTGGGCACCATGTTTGCATTAGTAGCAGCAACAAATGGTGGACAGTATCCAGCATTATTTGCATTTGGAGATTCCATTCTTGATACCGGAAATAACAACAACCTTGCAACTTTAACCAAGTCTAATTTTCCTCCTTACGGAAGAGATTTTATTGGAGGAAAACCAACAGGAAGATTCTGTGATGGGAAAGTCCCATCAGATCTTATAG CGGGAGATCTTGGAATCAAAGGCACGTTACCTGCATATCTTGATCCAAATTTGCGGAATGAAGATCTTTCCACGGGTGTAAGCTTTGCCTCAGGTGGAACAGGAAATGATGATCTCACCGCTCAAACACAG GGTGCTTTATCACTATCGACACAAATGAAAAATTTCCAAGAGTGCATAGGAAGGCTAAAAGCATTTATGGGAGAAGAAAGAGCGAACTACATAATATCAAACAGCTTGTATCTGCTTTCATCAGGAAACAATGATATTGCCCTCACTTATTCTTCACCACTCAGAAGCAGCATTCCTTTCCCTTTATACGCTTCTCAATTAGTTGGCTGGACCTCGGATTTTCTCAAG CAACTATACGATGCCGGAGCAAGAAAAGTGTGGGTTCTGAGTACATTGCCATTGGGGTGCTTGCCGGGAGGTAGAACTGTAGCAGGAGGTCCTTTAAGATTGTGTTCTGATACTGTTAATAGAGAAGCTCAATTATTCAATGATCAATTAGCATCGGCTGTTAGTTCTTTACAAGGCACACTTTCTGGTTCTGCCTTTCAATTCATTGATATCTATGCTACACTGCTCAATATCATACAAAATCCTTTTAGCTCAG GGTTTCTAAATGTTGCAAATGGATGTTGTGGGACTGGACTGGTTGAGATTGGAGAGACATGTAAGTTAGCCCTTGGTTCCTGCCCAAATCCTGCAGCATATGTTTTCTGGGACGCTGGTCATCCAACTCAAAGAGCCTATGAGCTCATAGTCTCTTCTATACTGCCAAAATAG